Proteins found in one Aneurinibacillus uraniidurans genomic segment:
- a CDS encoding MFS transporter yields MEQRKKWDLLALSSIPLIMTLGNSMLIPILPLMEKKLTISSLQSSLIITVYSVIAILLIPIAGFLSDRFGRKMVIIPGLVIAGIGGLISGWAAWKSSSPYIMILVGRFLQGIGAAGAAPIVMPLVGDMFKKESEVSSSLGLIETSNTFGKVLSPILGAFLATFFWYLPFFATPVFCLVSLLLVLFLVKVPKRQEQPPSVTEFKNSIVHIFVTNGRWLYAIFAIGIICMYILFGVQFYLSSLLERTYKIEGITKGFILAIPLIALCLTSYLTGKYIGQNKVRMKWITFTGLMLVTGSVLWMGFLQGLYVLLIALSLCGIGIGAALPSLDALITEGFEKQERGTITSIYSSMRFIGVALGPPLFAILLTVSQKAVFFTATGVGILAALLSLFAVRPSESKTASPTSYSPTLPVRRKQKATQKPSR; encoded by the coding sequence ATGGAACAAAGGAAAAAGTGGGATCTACTTGCCCTCAGCTCGATTCCTTTAATCATGACGCTGGGCAACTCCATGCTCATTCCCATCCTGCCTTTGATGGAAAAGAAACTTACCATCTCTTCTCTGCAGTCCAGCCTGATTATCACGGTATATTCCGTTATTGCCATTCTTCTCATTCCAATCGCCGGCTTTTTATCGGATCGATTCGGCCGCAAGATGGTGATTATTCCCGGTTTAGTGATCGCCGGAATTGGTGGTCTTATTTCAGGATGGGCTGCATGGAAAAGTTCAAGCCCGTACATCATGATCCTGGTTGGCCGCTTCCTACAAGGAATCGGGGCAGCGGGGGCAGCCCCCATTGTCATGCCGCTTGTAGGGGATATGTTTAAAAAGGAAAGTGAGGTAAGCAGCAGTCTTGGCCTCATCGAAACTTCGAATACGTTCGGCAAGGTGCTCAGCCCAATACTCGGGGCATTTTTAGCTACCTTCTTTTGGTACCTACCATTTTTCGCTACGCCGGTTTTTTGTTTGGTTTCTCTTCTCCTCGTACTTTTTCTCGTTAAGGTTCCGAAAAGACAAGAACAACCACCTTCTGTTACTGAATTTAAAAACTCAATCGTTCATATTTTTGTGACAAATGGTCGGTGGTTGTACGCGATCTTTGCGATCGGAATTATCTGCATGTACATCCTGTTTGGGGTCCAGTTTTATTTATCGTCCCTGCTAGAGCGTACTTATAAAATTGAAGGGATTACAAAGGGATTCATTCTGGCGATTCCTCTGATCGCCCTCTGTCTTACTTCGTATCTGACCGGTAAATACATTGGACAAAATAAAGTCCGGATGAAGTGGATCACCTTTACCGGATTGATGCTCGTAACGGGAAGTGTATTGTGGATGGGTTTTCTGCAAGGTCTGTATGTCCTTCTAATCGCCCTGTCGTTATGCGGGATTGGCATTGGGGCAGCTCTGCCAAGTCTGGATGCCCTGATCACAGAAGGATTCGAAAAGCAGGAACGGGGTACTATTACCTCTATTTACAGCAGTATGCGCTTTATCGGGGTCGCGCTGGGCCCTCCCTTGTTCGCGATTTTACTTACTGTTTCACAAAAAGCAGTATTTTTTACCGCAACAGGAGTAGGCATACTAGCTGCTCTTCTTTCCTTGTTTGCTGTTCGACCATCCGAATCCAAAACTGCTTCTCCTACTTCCTATTCTCCTACGCTTCCTGTACGAAGAAAACAGAAAGCCACACAAAAGCCCTCTCGGTAG
- a CDS encoding ABC transporter permease yields MKQIRVYLAFSHKAFQRSAAYRFDAWTRLFSNVIFLCMWGFIWYGLYNGKQSVAGVSFEAMLSYIVISQMLQGIHGAGTPLWEIQERVRTGDIAMEMMRPYDYPTRTLFSDFGSIAFYFLTAVLPLYVVLFWAFDLYLPSSAAQWGLFLFSAVIGYFIRYSIELTFGLFTFWLIETGGVEDIFYFSISLFSGSVIPLWFFPDWLKGVAQYLPFQGIFFIPSSIFTGKLHGQALIEALVVQLVWLIISFAILRLVWAKASRKIVVQGG; encoded by the coding sequence ATGAAGCAGATCCGCGTTTATCTTGCGTTTTCCCATAAGGCTTTTCAGCGTTCGGCCGCGTATCGGTTTGATGCGTGGACCCGGCTCTTTTCCAATGTCATTTTTTTATGTATGTGGGGCTTTATCTGGTATGGTTTATACAATGGAAAACAATCGGTCGCAGGGGTTTCGTTTGAAGCGATGCTAAGCTATATCGTGATTAGTCAGATGCTGCAAGGGATTCACGGTGCAGGTACGCCACTGTGGGAAATCCAGGAGCGGGTACGAACTGGCGACATTGCGATGGAGATGATGCGGCCATACGATTATCCGACGCGAACATTGTTTTCCGATTTCGGTAGCATCGCATTTTATTTCCTGACGGCGGTTCTACCGCTGTACGTTGTATTATTCTGGGCATTCGATCTTTACCTGCCGTCCTCAGCGGCTCAATGGGGGCTGTTTCTGTTTTCCGCTGTGATCGGATATTTCATTCGCTACAGTATTGAATTGACCTTTGGGCTGTTTACGTTTTGGCTCATTGAGACCGGTGGCGTGGAAGATATTTTTTATTTTTCGATTTCGTTATTTTCTGGATCAGTCATTCCGCTATGGTTTTTTCCGGATTGGCTGAAGGGAGTTGCTCAATATTTACCGTTTCAGGGCATCTTTTTTATTCCAAGTTCGATTTTCACGGGAAAACTGCATGGGCAGGCGCTGATAGAAGCGCTCGTTGTCCAGCTTGTCTGGCTTATTATCTCATTTGCGATTCTTCGCTTGGTGTGGGCAAAAGCATCGCGTAAGATCGTGGTGCAAGGGGGATAA
- a CDS encoding PhzF family phenazine biosynthesis protein has product MNQNIFQINAFTTTPFSGNPAAVCILDTPKDTSWMQRMAQEMNQPVTAFVSPRKNNKYELYWFTPTTELNLCGHGTLGSAHILWEQKHVNPDECIQFHTKSGLLPVKQVNEGIQLDFPANPVQKTEVPAELEQAIQVPFRNVVKNMLGYIVEVETEEVVKKLEPNLDLLSLIPVTGIIVTSLSSSPDFDFISRYFAPRIGINEDPVTGSAHCGLGPYWSEKLQKKRLIGYQASYRGGKVNVELVENRVLLTGQALTIFQGKLILPSC; this is encoded by the coding sequence ATGAACCAAAATATTTTTCAAATCAATGCATTTACCACTACCCCTTTTTCTGGAAACCCAGCTGCTGTTTGTATACTAGATACACCTAAAGATACATCGTGGATGCAGCGCATGGCACAAGAAATGAATCAACCTGTTACAGCTTTTGTATCTCCAAGAAAAAATAATAAGTACGAACTGTATTGGTTCACCCCAACAACAGAGCTAAACTTATGTGGCCATGGTACACTAGGAAGCGCTCATATTTTGTGGGAGCAAAAACATGTTAACCCTGATGAGTGTATTCAGTTTCATACAAAGAGTGGTCTTCTTCCTGTTAAACAAGTAAACGAAGGTATTCAACTTGATTTTCCAGCCAATCCAGTACAAAAAACAGAAGTACCTGCTGAACTAGAACAAGCAATACAGGTTCCTTTTAGAAACGTTGTAAAAAATATGCTGGGCTACATTGTTGAAGTCGAAACAGAGGAAGTAGTCAAAAAACTAGAGCCTAACCTTGACTTATTGTCTTTAATCCCCGTTACCGGAATTATTGTGACGAGTCTTTCATCTTCCCCAGATTTTGATTTTATTTCACGTTACTTTGCTCCTCGAATCGGAATTAATGAAGATCCCGTAACGGGTTCTGCTCATTGTGGACTTGGACCGTATTGGAGCGAAAAGCTTCAAAAGAAAAGGTTAATAGGCTATCAAGCTTCCTATCGCGGGGGAAAAGTTAACGTAGAGTTAGTAGAAAACCGTGTGTTACTTACCGGACAAGCGCTCACAATTTTTCAAGGAAAACTCATCTTACCTTCATGTTAA
- a CDS encoding DUF2935 domain-containing protein, whose protein sequence is MQFYYGEKMPLRILDEGEFWKMQEAEHTQVIRALVPNLEPVFVQALQAWEQAFSQTHALFIRYIEIVVGAGYHISPMIYNQMMQLVYFALQQSQQFVQFLNQLAAESTALKSNPTAITVLNHIRRESEYFIGVAEALLQKSRQAI, encoded by the coding sequence ATGCAATTTTATTATGGGGAAAAAATGCCCCTTCGCATATTAGATGAGGGTGAGTTTTGGAAAATGCAAGAAGCGGAACATACCCAGGTAATTCGTGCGTTAGTCCCTAATCTAGAACCAGTTTTCGTGCAGGCTTTGCAAGCATGGGAACAGGCTTTTTCACAAACACATGCGCTTTTTATCCGATATATCGAGATTGTAGTGGGAGCAGGGTACCATATTTCTCCTATGATCTACAATCAAATGATGCAGCTGGTCTACTTTGCCTTACAGCAAAGCCAGCAATTTGTTCAGTTTTTAAATCAGCTTGCAGCAGAAAGCACCGCATTAAAAAGTAATCCAACTGCGATTACTGTGTTAAATCATATCAGACGTGAATCTGAATATTTTATTGGCGTTGCAGAAGCATTACTCCAAAAAAGCAGGCAAGCTATTTAG
- a CDS encoding AarF/UbiB family protein, whose product MEDFRKIITKNNGTVSVQHLAGYRLIGQGGDGAVYQLTAERCVKIFYKEETQQRELEALQVGQLTPIIPRLYEYGSNYIVMEYVNGISLKGHIKKERQLSESIVRKILFMLEEMKRVGFVRYDTEVRHILFNEQGAIKVIDHKRALTSARSIPTKLIAGLRKMGVLNEFLEHVNKLYPSLYEEWKNI is encoded by the coding sequence ATGGAAGATTTCCGGAAGATCATCACTAAGAATAACGGTACAGTCAGCGTTCAACATCTAGCCGGATACAGACTGATAGGCCAAGGAGGGGATGGAGCGGTCTATCAATTGACTGCTGAGCGGTGCGTCAAAATTTTTTATAAGGAAGAAACTCAACAAAGGGAGCTGGAGGCACTACAGGTGGGACAATTGACGCCCATAATTCCCCGGCTTTATGAGTATGGCTCAAACTATATAGTCATGGAGTATGTGAACGGAATCTCTCTTAAGGGGCACATAAAAAAAGAGCGACAATTGTCTGAATCAATCGTAAGAAAAATTTTATTCATGCTGGAAGAAATGAAAAGAGTGGGATTTGTGAGATATGATACGGAGGTGCGTCACATTTTATTTAATGAGCAGGGGGCAATAAAAGTAATCGATCACAAGCGGGCGCTGACTTCGGCTCGATCTATTCCTACTAAATTAATAGCTGGATTAAGAAAGATGGGGGTTTTAAACGAGTTTTTGGAACATGTGAATAAGCTTTACCCATCCCTTTATGAGGAATGGAAAAACATTTGA
- a CDS encoding acetoacetate--CoA ligase, producing MTPITEGTLLWQPDQERIQNSGIYKFMAWLKNNKGLSFSDYNSLWTWSVESLEDFWESAWQYHRIRSTAPYTTVLEKRIMPGAKWFTGAKLNYAEHIFRHASDTNPAIVFQSEHVPLTEISWCELKKQTASLAKTLQDIGVTPGDRVAAYLPNIPQATIAFLACASIGAIWSSCSPDFGTPSVIDRFKQIEPKVLLTVDGYWYNGTLHDRRAVNKELQAALPSVEKTIIVSYVYDEPDTEDRTEILKFAHLVRNETELTYEHLPFDHPLWILYSSGTTGIPKAIVHPQGGMILQQLTTFAIQQGLTSEERLFWFTTTGWMMWNYVVGSLLVGATIVQYDGSPTYPGPHVLWELAEKAQITSLGISPALIGVCMKSGLHPGTQFNLDKLQDIGVTGAPLTTDGYNWLYTAVKKDIWVNCTSGGTDVCTGFVGGTPILPVRAGEIQCRLLGVKVEALHDAGHPALDEVGELVITLPMPTMPVYFWNDPDGSRYRESYFEMFPGLWRHGDWIKIKATGSCVIYGRSDSTINRHGVRMGTSELYQAVEGLDNVLDSLIVDLEYVGRKSLMLCFVVLKDGVSLTDEHKQQIQARISKLASPRHIPDEIYQVQQIPRTINGKKMEVPIRKILLGFPLANCVSPDSMSNPDSLPFFVELANTLNV from the coding sequence ATGACACCGATTACAGAAGGGACTCTTCTCTGGCAGCCCGATCAAGAACGAATACAGAATTCCGGTATTTACAAGTTTATGGCCTGGTTGAAAAATAATAAAGGCTTATCATTTTCAGATTATAACTCCCTGTGGACATGGTCAGTGGAGTCACTAGAAGATTTCTGGGAAAGCGCCTGGCAGTATCATAGAATTCGGTCAACAGCTCCGTATACAACTGTACTGGAAAAACGGATCATGCCAGGAGCCAAATGGTTTACAGGAGCTAAGTTAAATTATGCGGAGCATATATTCAGGCATGCTTCCGATACCAATCCTGCCATTGTGTTTCAATCCGAACATGTGCCATTAACCGAGATTTCCTGGTGTGAACTCAAGAAACAAACCGCTTCACTCGCCAAAACCTTACAAGACATAGGCGTAACACCGGGGGATCGTGTAGCCGCTTATCTGCCAAATATTCCGCAAGCGACTATCGCCTTTTTAGCTTGCGCTAGTATCGGTGCCATCTGGTCAAGCTGCTCGCCTGATTTCGGGACACCAAGCGTGATTGACCGCTTCAAGCAAATCGAACCAAAAGTACTCCTCACAGTCGATGGATATTGGTATAACGGAACACTACATGATAGGAGAGCTGTCAACAAAGAATTACAGGCAGCACTTCCGAGTGTAGAAAAAACAATTATCGTCTCTTATGTTTATGATGAGCCAGATACGGAAGACCGTACAGAAATATTAAAGTTCGCACACCTTGTACGAAATGAAACCGAACTCACCTATGAACACCTGCCGTTTGACCATCCGTTATGGATTTTGTATTCCTCCGGCACAACGGGCATTCCGAAAGCAATCGTTCATCCACAAGGCGGGATGATCTTGCAGCAGCTGACTACCTTCGCCATCCAGCAGGGGCTTACTTCAGAAGAGCGTTTATTCTGGTTTACGACGACCGGTTGGATGATGTGGAATTACGTAGTCGGGTCGCTTCTCGTTGGCGCAACGATTGTGCAGTATGATGGAAGCCCGACCTACCCAGGGCCTCATGTTCTGTGGGAGTTAGCAGAAAAAGCACAGATTACCTCGCTGGGCATTAGTCCTGCACTTATCGGGGTCTGTATGAAATCAGGTCTTCATCCGGGAACACAGTTTAATCTAGACAAACTCCAAGACATTGGTGTAACCGGAGCACCGCTGACCACGGACGGATACAACTGGTTATATACGGCTGTCAAAAAAGATATATGGGTAAACTGTACGAGCGGAGGAACAGATGTATGTACGGGCTTTGTGGGAGGAACTCCCATCCTGCCGGTACGAGCAGGCGAAATACAATGTCGGTTATTAGGGGTGAAGGTAGAGGCCCTTCATGACGCAGGGCATCCTGCTTTAGATGAGGTAGGCGAACTCGTCATTACCCTTCCGATGCCTACGATGCCTGTTTACTTCTGGAATGATCCAGATGGAAGCCGCTACCGCGAAAGTTACTTTGAGATGTTCCCCGGTTTGTGGCGGCATGGCGATTGGATCAAAATTAAAGCAACGGGGAGTTGTGTGATTTATGGACGCTCAGACTCTACGATTAACCGCCATGGCGTTCGCATGGGAACAAGTGAACTGTATCAGGCAGTGGAAGGGCTGGATAACGTGCTCGACAGCTTGATTGTCGACCTGGAATACGTAGGCAGAAAATCATTGATGCTCTGCTTTGTGGTTCTCAAGGATGGTGTCTCGCTTACGGATGAACACAAGCAGCAGATTCAAGCAAGAATTAGCAAGCTGGCGTCTCCCCGCCATATTCCCGATGAAATCTATCAGGTTCAGCAAATTCCACGAACGATAAACGGCAAGAAGATGGAAGTTCCGATTCGTAAAATTCTACTTGGTTTCCCACTTGCGAACTGTGTAAGCCCTGATTCCATGAGCAATCCTGATTCACTTCCTTTCTTTGTTGAGCTAGCGAACACGCTCAACGTATAA
- a CDS encoding phage holin family protein translates to MDVGSVISQIQLAPGMLVIPAVLMVIGYVAKQSSIIPDKHIPLLILAAGIGFGLWVVGLNVSGVVQGIGAAGITVLGHQTIKQQMK, encoded by the coding sequence ATGGACGTAGGGTCAGTGATTTCTCAGATTCAGTTAGCACCAGGTATGCTAGTGATTCCAGCAGTACTAATGGTTATTGGATATGTGGCAAAGCAGAGTTCGATTATACCGGATAAGCATATTCCACTGCTGATTTTAGCGGCGGGAATTGGATTTGGATTATGGGTGGTGGGGCTCAATGTATCCGGAGTTGTACAAGGGATTGGAGCAGCTGGGATAACGGTATTAGGGCATCAGACTATAAAGCAACAAATGAAGTAA
- a CDS encoding DMT family transporter — protein sequence MNKEWMKVLIAACFEVFWVIGLKHAYDGWTWLGTAISIGISFYLLIMAGEKLPVGTVYAVFVGMGTAGTVLSEMILFGEPFNLVKVLLILLLLIGVIGLKMVTKDEKAKTEGAES from the coding sequence ATGAATAAGGAATGGATGAAAGTGTTGATTGCGGCATGTTTCGAGGTGTTCTGGGTAATCGGTCTCAAGCATGCTTACGATGGATGGACGTGGCTTGGAACGGCGATTTCGATTGGGATTAGCTTTTATTTACTCATTATGGCAGGTGAAAAATTGCCGGTCGGCACCGTGTATGCTGTTTTCGTCGGAATGGGTACAGCCGGAACTGTGCTTTCCGAGATGATCTTGTTTGGTGAGCCGTTCAATCTCGTGAAAGTGCTGCTCATTTTGCTGCTTCTGATTGGCGTGATTGGCTTGAAAATGGTGACAAAAGATGAAAAGGCAAAAACAGAAGGAGCTGAATCATAA
- a CDS encoding YozQ family protein, with amino-acid sequence MNKKNNTNVMNDARTIGDKQYDVRDYQSNTFVSKGLAATHEQVSDTYTEGTLEAVIESSESEGK; translated from the coding sequence ATGAACAAGAAAAACAACACAAACGTAATGAATGACGCTCGTACGATTGGTGACAAGCAGTATGATGTCCGTGATTATCAATCTAATACATTTGTCTCTAAAGGATTAGCTGCTACACATGAACAAGTTAGCGATACTTACACAGAAGGTACGCTGGAAGCTGTGATTGAGAGCTCAGAATCCGAGGGAAAATAG
- a CDS encoding DMT family transporter: MAWMYLVIAGLCEMFGVAMINQWHQDRKGRSFLLLLAGFGASFLFLELAMETLPMGTAYAVWTGIGASGGAILGMVLYGESKDWRRISFILLVLGAAIGLKVVS; this comes from the coding sequence ATGGCATGGATGTATTTGGTGATAGCTGGATTGTGTGAAATGTTTGGCGTTGCCATGATTAATCAATGGCATCAAGATCGAAAAGGGCGCTCTTTTTTACTCTTGCTTGCTGGTTTTGGTGCCAGTTTTCTTTTTCTTGAACTGGCGATGGAAACATTGCCGATGGGAACCGCGTATGCGGTTTGGACCGGAATCGGAGCATCTGGCGGAGCGATCTTAGGTATGGTGTTATATGGAGAATCGAAAGACTGGCGCCGGATTTCGTTTATCTTGCTGGTGCTTGGTGCAGCCATTGGACTTAAGGTAGTTTCATAG
- a CDS encoding sensor histidine kinase: MNVTSGINHILLQILLILFPILLYHLYWGDKDLLEDKRKHKLAYGLISTVSIILCMGFAFPFHNGYLLDLRAVPLLIAFLYGGYYSGLFVTVVFLAYRYYLGGEGACIPLLVSSVLVPSMLVITPTYIRHSSRYKILLATVITICTSFLIAIITYIKLSWTHMQIKEGTLEFFIGYGIIQVFTMWITVSLIESLREKAMITYQLRQSDQLNTMSELAASVAHEIRNPLTVVRGFMQLFTENKQIPEDVKPYIGLMISEVDRTQEIIINFLSLAKPKLERIEKISVAEHIQHIKSLMYSYAILQNVDVQVVTADLPYIETDPDKFSQVLINIIKNGIEAMPSGGELKISVKESKDMAEICIKDQGVGMTEEEVKRLGTLFYSTKTKGTGVGLMVSYRLIEKMNGQIEVKSQKEVGTQFTLKFPRIAGKQN, translated from the coding sequence ATGAATGTAACTAGCGGAATCAATCATATTTTATTACAGATTTTATTAATCCTGTTTCCCATTTTGCTTTATCACTTATATTGGGGGGATAAGGATTTACTTGAAGATAAGAGGAAACATAAGCTTGCATACGGTTTGATATCGACAGTATCAATTATATTGTGTATGGGTTTTGCTTTTCCGTTCCACAATGGATATCTATTAGATTTAAGAGCAGTTCCTTTGCTTATCGCATTTTTATATGGAGGATATTATTCTGGACTTTTTGTTACTGTAGTTTTTTTAGCGTACAGATATTATCTAGGTGGCGAAGGGGCTTGTATACCGTTGTTAGTTTCCTCCGTTTTAGTCCCGTCTATGCTAGTAATTACTCCAACTTATATAAGGCATTCTTCCCGGTATAAAATTCTTCTCGCAACAGTTATAACGATTTGTACATCATTTTTAATTGCGATTATAACGTATATAAAATTGAGTTGGACACACATGCAGATTAAAGAAGGGACTTTAGAGTTTTTTATTGGATACGGTATTATTCAGGTATTTACGATGTGGATTACTGTTTCTTTAATAGAAAGTTTACGAGAAAAAGCCATGATTACGTATCAATTACGTCAATCCGATCAGTTGAATACGATGAGCGAACTGGCTGCTTCTGTAGCTCACGAAATTAGAAATCCTTTAACTGTTGTAAGAGGCTTCATGCAATTGTTTACTGAAAATAAGCAAATTCCCGAGGATGTTAAGCCGTATATAGGATTAATGATAAGTGAGGTAGATCGAACGCAAGAAATTATTATAAACTTTTTATCCTTGGCTAAACCGAAGTTGGAGAGAATTGAAAAGATTTCTGTCGCTGAGCATATTCAACATATAAAAAGTTTGATGTACTCTTACGCGATCCTACAAAATGTGGATGTACAAGTTGTCACTGCTGATCTTCCTTATATAGAAACAGATCCTGATAAATTTAGCCAAGTCTTAATTAATATTATAAAAAATGGAATTGAGGCCATGCCGAGCGGAGGAGAGTTAAAAATAAGTGTAAAAGAAAGCAAGGATATGGCTGAAATATGTATTAAAGACCAGGGAGTTGGAATGACTGAGGAAGAGGTCAAACGTCTTGGAACCCTGTTTTATTCAACTAAAACGAAAGGAACGGGTGTAGGATTGATGGTTAGTTATCGACTTATAGAAAAAATGAATGGTCAAATCGAGGTTAAAAGCCAAAAAGAAGTCGGTACACAGTTCACTCTTAAATTTCCAAGGATAGCAGGCAAACAAAATTAA
- a CDS encoding methyl-accepting chemotaxis protein: MKSIKSKLLIVIIPIMCLALIGVAWLNHNKAKEFLEQNFREKSMVELELLSTKLNDQLQMHVERLSNIATGEEMTSMNPVAQMTYLKQKLKEYPEYTMLFVANSNGDALTTEDKRANVADRPYFQQIMKGSQHVISEPVASKTTGKLSIVVANRIQNKEGKTIGVVGTTFPIDTLTKVASEVKIGQTGYAFIAQKDGLIISHAKKELVMKSNVTKLNIPKLTEAHEAAQRGEIGEVRYVFDGVDKYTFYKKLPITGWSIFLTAPVAEASVQLTYLAKLSLVTASVVLIFAIIAVVIFSTRLVRPIQKMSELTSHVANGDLTLKVEHAANDEVGRLGENFNVMVRKIQDLLGQIGKVSTHIKASSDTLAITSQETKMSAEQVAITISELASGTVDIASSVTHAASQMNDMVQTVNRIANHTGEVLSASNQSKESAENGLGYANEAIQKMTEVNETVKHTSEMIQKLDERSKEIGNIVGMITNIAEQTNLLALNASIEAARAGEHGKGFAVVAEEVRKLANETSSSASQIAALIKETQHDSQRAVQSAQSGTRVVEEGSRTVYQAGQVFEEIVQHIDNVLHKNKEIYTAIKSLEGVGQQIGESMERISAVTEEASAGAEEVSAASQQQAAGANQISGDANSLASLGDELQQVMNQFKI, encoded by the coding sequence ATGAAAAGTATAAAATCAAAGTTATTGATAGTTATAATTCCAATCATGTGTCTGGCTCTAATTGGAGTAGCGTGGTTAAACCATAACAAAGCAAAAGAGTTTCTCGAACAAAACTTTCGTGAAAAGTCGATGGTTGAACTAGAGTTGCTAAGCACCAAATTAAATGATCAATTACAAATGCATGTGGAGCGTCTGTCTAACATTGCAACAGGTGAAGAGATGACAAGTATGAATCCGGTTGCACAAATGACCTATTTGAAGCAAAAGCTAAAGGAATACCCGGAATATACGATGTTATTTGTAGCGAACAGTAACGGAGATGCGCTTACAACAGAGGACAAACGAGCGAATGTTGCAGACCGTCCGTACTTTCAACAAATTATGAAGGGAAGCCAGCATGTTATTTCGGAGCCGGTTGCAAGTAAAACAACGGGAAAGCTGAGCATTGTAGTAGCCAATCGAATTCAAAATAAGGAAGGAAAGACGATTGGAGTAGTAGGAACGACATTTCCAATTGATACACTGACTAAAGTTGCCAGCGAAGTGAAAATCGGACAAACTGGCTATGCATTCATAGCGCAAAAAGATGGGCTTATTATTAGCCATGCAAAGAAAGAATTAGTGATGAAAAGCAATGTGACAAAGCTAAATATACCAAAACTTACCGAAGCGCATGAAGCTGCGCAGCGCGGTGAAATCGGTGAGGTACGCTATGTATTTGATGGTGTGGACAAGTATACCTTCTATAAGAAACTCCCGATTACCGGATGGAGTATTTTTTTAACAGCACCTGTGGCAGAAGCATCGGTACAATTAACATATTTAGCCAAGCTATCACTTGTCACCGCTTCCGTTGTCTTGATTTTCGCTATTATCGCTGTGGTTATCTTCTCTACTCGTTTAGTTCGCCCGATTCAAAAAATGAGTGAGTTAACCTCACATGTGGCGAATGGAGACCTGACCCTTAAGGTAGAGCATGCTGCAAACGATGAAGTCGGCCGATTGGGAGAGAATTTCAATGTGATGGTGAGAAAAATTCAGGATCTATTGGGTCAGATTGGAAAAGTGTCGACCCATATTAAAGCGTCATCTGATACACTCGCGATTACAAGTCAGGAAACGAAAATGTCGGCCGAACAGGTCGCGATTACGATTTCAGAATTAGCTTCTGGCACCGTAGATATCGCGTCATCAGTTACGCATGCGGCAAGTCAAATGAATGACATGGTGCAGACAGTCAACCGGATTGCCAATCATACAGGTGAAGTATTATCCGCCTCCAATCAAAGTAAAGAATCAGCAGAGAATGGCTTAGGATACGCTAATGAAGCGATTCAAAAAATGACCGAAGTAAATGAAACGGTAAAGCATACATCCGAGATGATTCAAAAGCTGGATGAACGTTCAAAAGAAATTGGAAACATTGTTGGAATGATCACGAATATCGCGGAACAGACCAACCTCCTGGCGTTAAATGCCTCCATTGAAGCGGCGCGAGCAGGTGAGCATGGGAAAGGATTTGCGGTAGTAGCGGAGGAAGTGAGAAAGTTAGCCAATGAGACAAGCAGCTCGGCTTCTCAAATCGCGGCGCTCATTAAGGAAACACAACATGACAGTCAACGTGCTGTACAGTCCGCACAAAGCGGTACGCGTGTGGTGGAAGAAGGCTCGAGAACGGTCTATCAGGCAGGACAAGTGTTCGAGGAAATTGTCCAGCATATTGACAATGTGCTGCATAAAAATAAGGAAATCTATACCGCCATTAAAAGCTTAGAGGGGGTAGGGCAGCAAATCGGGGAAAGTATGGAGCGCATTTCTGCTGTTACGGAGGAAGCATCGGCGGGAGCTGAAGAAGTGAGTGCAGCCAGTCAACAGCAGGCAGCAGGAGCGAATCAGATTTCCGGTGATGCGAACAGCTTAGCTTCCCTTGGTGATGAGCTGCAGCAAGTAATGAATCAGTTCAAAATCTAG